A region from the Deltaproteobacteria bacterium genome encodes:
- a CDS encoding MFS transporter — MSDAAVQTATPRKTFHPVVWLILYVPFGALGGFITIALTNQASDHGISITDGAWIAGSQMLTQWLKWLWAPAVDITLSPKRWYVLSTALSALGVFTMSAIPLSNERLGMLLVIIALASIINSVVGMSVEAMIASLTTPEEVGRVSAWFQAGNLGGNGVGGGLGLLLMQKMHATWMSGAIMGGLFMLCCTPLLLMPAVKAHSSELKPVEAVKNVATGLWGMLKTRVGFLTALLCMLPVSTGAASGTLTQAAVAAHWGATTGDVVLVQGMFAGFITAIGCFVGGWVCDRMNARTAYATFGIVLVVVAAAMAFFPPMPETAWHVAIPAIGFDLNVHMVYAAFNLVYAFGVGLSYAAFTAMVLVALKGTAAATGYNVYASLSNFPIWWLGLLLGWAADPAKGARHGPSTMLLTEAALGVVGVIVFAVATKAAGARAAAAEPTPEPAATA; from the coding sequence ATGAGCGACGCCGCCGTGCAGACCGCCACGCCGCGAAAGACCTTCCATCCGGTGGTCTGGCTCATCCTCTATGTGCCCTTCGGCGCGCTGGGCGGGTTCATCACCATCGCGCTCACCAACCAGGCGAGCGACCACGGCATCTCCATCACCGACGGCGCCTGGATCGCCGGCTCGCAGATGCTCACCCAGTGGCTGAAGTGGCTCTGGGCCCCCGCGGTCGACATCACCCTCTCGCCCAAGCGCTGGTACGTGCTCTCCACGGCGCTCTCGGCGCTGGGCGTGTTCACCATGTCGGCGATCCCGCTCTCGAACGAGCGGCTGGGCATGCTGCTCGTCATCATCGCGCTGGCGAGCATCATCAACTCGGTGGTGGGCATGTCGGTGGAGGCGATGATCGCCTCGCTGACGACGCCCGAAGAGGTGGGCCGGGTGAGCGCCTGGTTCCAGGCGGGCAACCTGGGCGGCAACGGCGTGGGCGGCGGCCTCGGCCTGCTGCTCATGCAGAAGATGCACGCCACGTGGATGTCGGGCGCGATCATGGGCGGGCTCTTCATGCTCTGCTGCACGCCGCTCCTGCTCATGCCCGCGGTGAAGGCGCACAGCAGCGAGCTCAAGCCGGTGGAGGCCGTGAAGAACGTGGCCACCGGGCTGTGGGGCATGCTCAAGACGCGCGTCGGCTTCCTCACGGCGCTGCTCTGCATGCTGCCGGTCTCGACCGGCGCGGCCTCCGGCACGCTCACCCAGGCGGCCGTCGCGGCACACTGGGGCGCGACCACGGGCGATGTGGTGCTCGTGCAGGGCATGTTCGCCGGTTTCATCACCGCCATCGGCTGCTTCGTGGGCGGCTGGGTGTGCGACCGCATGAACGCGCGCACCGCGTACGCGACCTTCGGAATCGTGCTCGTCGTGGTGGCCGCGGCGATGGCCTTCTTCCCGCCCATGCCCGAGACGGCGTGGCACGTGGCCATCCCGGCGATCGGGTTCGATCTGAACGTCCACATGGTCTACGCGGCGTTCAACCTCGTCTACGCGTTTGGCGTGGGGCTCTCGTACGCGGCGTTCACGGCCATGGTGCTGGTGGCGCTCAAGGGCACGGCGGCCGCGACGGGCTACAACGTCTACGCTTCGCTGTCGAACTTCCCCATCTGGTGGCTGGGCCTGCTGCTCGGCTGGGCAGCGGATCCGGCGAAGGGCGCGCGCCACGGGCCGTCGACGATGCTTCTCACCGAGGCGGCACTGGGCGTGGTGGGCGTGATCGTGTTCGCGGTGGCGACGAAGGCAGCAGGCGCCAGGGCCGCGGCCGCCGAACCCACGCCCGAGCCCGCGGCCACTGCGTGA
- a CDS encoding 5-formyltetrahydrofolate cyclo-ligase, whose product MTSKPDLRKHLAAQRRALHASDWSARSAKVQASLLADPLFTGARAIALYRPMGNEVDTAALHEAALTAGKRVAYPDVVSDGAPMRFVLAGAETPWRLGHLGFEVPASDQVILLEDLELFVLPGLGFDRAGRRLGRGAGHYDRTLGLPLRAPRVGLAFEFQLIDAVPEDPWDVRLDAVATELGVIRAPPPLAR is encoded by the coding sequence ATGACCTCCAAGCCCGACCTCCGCAAGCACCTCGCCGCCCAGCGCCGCGCGCTCCACGCGAGCGATTGGTCCGCGCGCTCGGCCAAGGTCCAAGCGTCGCTGCTCGCGGATCCGCTCTTCACGGGCGCGCGCGCCATCGCGCTCTACCGTCCGATGGGCAACGAGGTGGACACCGCCGCGCTCCACGAGGCCGCGCTCACCGCGGGAAAGCGCGTGGCGTATCCGGATGTCGTGAGCGACGGCGCGCCCATGCGCTTCGTGCTCGCCGGCGCCGAGACGCCGTGGCGGCTGGGACACCTGGGCTTCGAAGTACCCGCCTCGGACCAGGTGATCCTCCTCGAGGACCTGGAGCTCTTCGTGCTCCCTGGCCTGGGCTTCGACCGCGCCGGCCGACGGCTCGGGCGCGGCGCCGGCCACTATGACCGCACCCTCGGCCTGCCGCTCCGCGCCCCGCGCGTGGGGCTGGCCTTCGAGTTCCAGCTGATCGACGCCGTCCCCGAGGACCCCTGGGACGTCCGTCTCGACGCCGTGGCCACCGAGTTGGGCGTGATCCGCGCGCCGCCGCCGCTGGCCCGTTAA
- a CDS encoding VWA domain-containing protein: MRRLICALLGATLLPCPAFAGVLLPKEPGQKPLAVRRSMLRVQVTDQVARATVDEVFENLTDSPLEGRYLLPLPDGAAISGFATWVDGQRVESQIQEKDQAQKTYQAAQQAEAQPALLEQVDPHTFATRVDGIAAHGTKRVEAQFAQILPYDAGTVTLRIPLSLKGQSGVESVDDLQVQVEVSDSKRIAELTSSTPGLVAQRVGPSSFVVRLAGKNVVPPDELVVHYRTESSRLGLSFATYKPEGEKEGYFLLLASPQELTTDADIVQKDVVFVFDTSGSMQDDHKIDQARTALKRCLGYLNKDDRFGIVAFSDSLNPFKAKLIPASPDNVNEALAFADGLAAGGGTNISGALHEGLKMLDASERPRVLVFMTDGVPTSGDTNPESLSAGVKASNTGGARLFSFGVGSDVNTVLLERLGRENRGAVDYVAPNQSIDAVIGGFYAKISKPVLSDLAFDFGDVTPVMQYPDPLPDLYKGSQLVVVGKYRGAGTVNAKLTGTLNGKKVELPFAATFPASASRDAFVARLWAEKRIDTLMAQMRMAGERAEAKSEVISLSKQYRIMTPYTSLVAVKTGPMVASVFPARVKPGDPVIHVRAPRDASVRVRIPAFDVDKAARWDTALGVWTARFLVPADTTDGSYAIQIDIRHADGHLEQLAERVSVDTHAPAIAANAKGGIAGETISLHAQAELSPFEVASALWLRNDPSEAVKALVDVRRVTAHLWDGRDVELHLDPDGIGFTAHAETNRDLAPGRYPVTFTAQDFAGNVAQTQAVVEVR; this comes from the coding sequence ATGCGAAGGCTGATTTGCGCCCTGTTGGGCGCCACGCTCCTCCCCTGCCCGGCGTTCGCGGGTGTCCTGCTTCCAAAAGAGCCGGGCCAGAAGCCGCTCGCCGTGCGCAGGTCCATGCTGCGCGTGCAGGTCACCGATCAGGTCGCGCGGGCCACCGTCGACGAGGTCTTCGAGAACCTCACCGACTCGCCGCTCGAAGGCCGCTACCTGCTGCCGCTGCCCGACGGCGCCGCGATCTCCGGATTTGCGACGTGGGTCGATGGCCAGCGCGTCGAGTCGCAGATCCAGGAAAAGGATCAGGCGCAGAAGACGTACCAGGCCGCGCAGCAAGCCGAGGCGCAGCCGGCGCTGCTCGAGCAGGTGGATCCGCACACCTTCGCGACGCGCGTCGACGGCATCGCCGCACATGGCACCAAGCGCGTCGAAGCGCAGTTCGCGCAGATTCTCCCCTACGACGCCGGAACGGTGACCCTGCGCATCCCCTTGAGCCTCAAGGGTCAGAGCGGTGTCGAGAGCGTCGACGACCTCCAGGTCCAGGTCGAAGTCAGCGACTCGAAGAGGATCGCCGAGCTCACCTCGTCGACGCCCGGGCTCGTTGCGCAGCGCGTGGGCCCGAGCAGCTTCGTGGTGCGGCTCGCGGGCAAGAACGTCGTGCCGCCCGATGAGCTGGTGGTGCACTACCGCACCGAGAGCTCGCGGCTTGGCCTGAGCTTCGCCACCTACAAGCCCGAGGGAGAGAAGGAGGGCTACTTCCTCTTGCTCGCCTCGCCGCAGGAGCTGACGACGGATGCGGACATCGTCCAGAAGGACGTGGTCTTCGTCTTCGACACCTCGGGCTCGATGCAGGACGACCACAAGATCGACCAGGCGCGCACCGCGCTGAAGCGGTGCCTCGGCTACCTCAACAAGGACGATCGCTTCGGCATCGTGGCCTTCAGCGACTCGCTCAATCCCTTCAAGGCCAAGCTCATCCCCGCCTCGCCCGACAACGTGAACGAGGCGCTCGCCTTCGCGGACGGACTCGCAGCCGGCGGCGGCACCAACATCTCCGGCGCGCTGCACGAGGGCCTGAAGATGCTCGACGCGAGCGAGCGCCCGCGCGTGCTGGTGTTCATGACCGACGGCGTGCCGACGTCCGGCGACACGAACCCCGAATCACTCAGCGCGGGCGTGAAGGCGTCGAACACCGGCGGCGCGCGGCTCTTCAGCTTCGGCGTGGGCAGCGACGTGAACACGGTGCTGCTCGAGCGCCTCGGCCGCGAGAACCGCGGCGCCGTCGACTACGTCGCCCCGAACCAGTCGATCGACGCGGTCATCGGCGGCTTCTACGCCAAGATTTCGAAGCCGGTGCTCAGCGACCTGGCCTTCGACTTCGGCGACGTCACGCCGGTGATGCAGTACCCGGATCCGCTGCCGGACCTCTACAAGGGCAGCCAGCTCGTCGTCGTCGGCAAGTACCGCGGCGCGGGCACCGTGAACGCCAAGCTCACTGGCACGCTCAACGGCAAGAAGGTGGAGCTGCCGTTCGCCGCCACGTTCCCTGCGAGCGCCTCGCGCGACGCCTTCGTCGCGCGGCTCTGGGCCGAGAAGCGCATCGACACGCTCATGGCCCAGATGCGCATGGCCGGCGAGCGCGCCGAGGCCAAGAGCGAGGTCATCTCGCTCTCGAAGCAGTACCGGATCATGACGCCGTACACGTCGCTGGTGGCGGTGAAGACCGGGCCGATGGTGGCGAGCGTCTTCCCCGCGCGCGTGAAGCCCGGCGACCCGGTCATCCACGTGCGCGCCCCGCGCGACGCGAGCGTGCGCGTTCGCATCCCCGCCTTCGACGTGGACAAGGCCGCGCGCTGGGATACCGCGCTCGGCGTTTGGACCGCGCGCTTCCTGGTACCCGCGGACACCACCGACGGCAGCTACGCCATCCAGATCGACATCCGCCACGCCGACGGCCACCTCGAGCAGCTCGCCGAGCGCGTGAGCGTGGACACCCACGCGCCCGCAATCGCGGCGAACGCCAAGGGCGGCATCGCGGGTGAAACCATCTCGTTACATGCGCAGGCGGAGCTGAGCCCCTTCGAAGTGGCGAGCGCGCTCTGGCTCCGCAACGACCCGAGCGAGGCTGTGAAGGCGCTCGTGGACGTGCGCCGCGTCACCGCGCACCTCTGGGACGGCCGCGACGTGGAGCTTCACCTCGATCCGGACGGCATCGGCTTCACGGCGCATGCGGAGACGAACCGCGACCTCGCGCCCGGCCGCTATCCGGTCACGTTCACCGCGCAGGACTTCGCGGGCAACGTGGCACAGACGCAAGCCGTGGTGGAGGTCCGCTAG
- a CDS encoding TrmJ/YjtD family RNA methyltransferase encodes MRPRNPENLGAVARVMRNFGLATWTLVDPRTLDFAAARRVAVHSEEILDKPQLVPSLDEAVSRAAWVVGTSSRKVPGVPVFTPREFAAAAAERAQAGQEIALVFGDERAGLSNEEVARCHALSRVPVDEAQPSINLAQSVGIYAYELRQALLAPREATPRPAATDAELQQLEAKLVDALAAVHFVDPENPRHAVRDLARAFQRAQLSPRELRLWIAALSKIAKSVPGS; translated from the coding sequence ATGCGGCCGCGCAACCCGGAGAACCTCGGCGCGGTCGCACGGGTGATGCGGAACTTCGGGCTCGCGACCTGGACCCTCGTGGATCCGCGCACGCTCGACTTCGCCGCCGCCCGCCGCGTGGCGGTCCACAGCGAGGAGATCCTCGACAAGCCCCAGCTCGTTCCCTCTCTCGACGAAGCCGTGTCGCGCGCGGCCTGGGTGGTGGGCACCAGCTCGCGCAAGGTGCCGGGTGTTCCGGTCTTCACGCCGCGTGAATTCGCCGCCGCTGCCGCCGAGCGCGCGCAGGCCGGGCAGGAGATCGCGCTCGTCTTCGGCGACGAGCGCGCCGGGCTTTCGAACGAAGAGGTCGCGCGCTGCCATGCGCTCTCGCGGGTGCCCGTGGATGAAGCGCAGCCGTCGATCAACCTGGCGCAATCCGTTGGCATCTACGCGTACGAGCTGCGCCAGGCGCTCCTCGCGCCGCGCGAGGCCACGCCGCGGCCCGCTGCCACCGACGCCGAGCTGCAACAGCTCGAGGCCAAGCTCGTTGATGCGCTCGCTGCGGTCCACTTCGTCGATCCCGAGAATCCACGGCACGCGGTTCGCGATCTGGCGCGTGCGTTTCAGCGCGCGCAGCTCTCGCCGAGAGAGCTGAGGTTGTGGATCGCTGCGCTGAGCAAGATCGCGAAGTCGGTTCCTGGTTCCTAG
- a CDS encoding tyrosine--tRNA ligase, protein MSDLLTRATPDEQFAEVTRAHVDLQVPQELKDKLKRSYDKKKPLIIKAGFDPTAPDLHLGHTVVLQRMRRFQEFGHQIVFIIGGFTAMIGDPTGKNATRPPLSKEQVLANAETYKQQLFKVLDREKTIVRNNNEWLEPLGAQGMIRLAARYPVARMLERADFKKRFEEGKSIAIHEFLYPLLQGWDSVAIQSDVELGGSDQIFNLLVGRQLMKEEGLEPQVVLTSPLLEGLDAKLVDGKLVGDKMSKSHGNYVGVSEPPNEQYGKLLSVSDDLMWRYYDLLSAKTTSEISELRRKVSAGELHPKAAKVMLAKEIVTRFNDAAAADAAEQYFENRSKGNTPDDVPEKSISLAGAKSMNIRKVCVEAGLASSNSDAQRLIQGGGLSINGEKMVDPKRELEAGSYLLKAGKLRFAKVTLA, encoded by the coding sequence ATGTCCGATCTTCTCACCCGCGCCACGCCCGACGAGCAGTTCGCCGAGGTCACGCGCGCGCACGTCGATCTTCAAGTTCCGCAGGAGCTCAAGGACAAGCTCAAGCGCAGCTATGACAAGAAGAAGCCGCTCATCATCAAAGCCGGCTTCGATCCCACCGCGCCCGACCTGCACCTCGGCCACACCGTGGTGCTGCAGCGCATGCGCCGCTTCCAGGAGTTCGGACACCAGATCGTCTTCATCATCGGCGGCTTCACCGCGATGATCGGCGACCCCACGGGCAAGAACGCCACGCGCCCGCCGCTCTCGAAGGAGCAGGTGCTCGCCAACGCCGAGACCTACAAGCAGCAGCTCTTCAAGGTGCTCGACCGCGAGAAGACGATCGTCCGCAACAACAACGAGTGGCTCGAGCCGCTCGGCGCGCAGGGCATGATCCGCTTGGCCGCGCGCTACCCGGTGGCGCGCATGCTCGAGCGCGCGGACTTCAAGAAGCGCTTTGAAGAAGGCAAGAGCATCGCCATCCACGAGTTCCTCTACCCGCTGCTCCAGGGCTGGGACTCGGTGGCCATCCAGAGCGACGTGGAGCTCGGCGGCTCGGATCAGATCTTCAACCTGCTCGTGGGCCGGCAGCTCATGAAGGAAGAAGGTCTCGAGCCGCAGGTGGTGCTGACCAGTCCGCTGCTCGAGGGCCTCGACGCGAAGCTGGTCGACGGCAAGCTCGTGGGCGACAAGATGAGCAAGAGCCACGGCAACTACGTGGGCGTGTCCGAGCCGCCGAACGAGCAGTACGGCAAGCTGCTCTCCGTCAGCGACGACCTGATGTGGCGCTACTACGACCTGCTCTCGGCGAAGACGACGAGCGAGATCTCCGAGCTGCGTCGCAAGGTGAGCGCGGGCGAGCTGCATCCAAAAGCCGCGAAGGTGATGCTCGCGAAGGAGATCGTCACCCGCTTCAACGACGCGGCCGCGGCCGATGCCGCCGAGCAGTACTTCGAGAATCGCTCCAAGGGAAACACGCCCGACGACGTGCCCGAGAAGTCGATCTCCCTCGCGGGCGCGAAGAGCATGAACATTCGCAAGGTGTGTGTCGAAGCGGGGCTCGCCAGCTCCAACAGCGACGCGCAGCGCCTCATCCAGGGCGGCGGCCTGAGCATCAACGGCGAGAAGATGGTCGACCCCAAGCGCGAGCTCGAGGCCGGCAGCTACCTGCTCAAGGCCGGCAAGCTGCGCTTCGCGAAGGTCACGCTGGCCTAG
- a CDS encoding metallophosphoesterase codes for MRRFVLVTSLALAACTTGTVSQAGGPPVAVVPGDQTVAPGTTVVLDGSASHDPANKPLTFQWAQTSGPSVDLGDVTQAQVSFVAPNVTAITDFVFQLTVSNGDLTATEATTVTVMPSLASTTGTASTSTGTSSTTTGTTTTGTSSTSATATTGTSSTSTSSTAASTTTGTTGTSSTSTSTSTSTSTSSTGGTTGSPIPANITKVVSLHAVTRTGIVVFFHTDVSVTATVDVQPGNITASDASATTHHVIQVSGLTANTQYNYTVHAGTASSSGSFWTAPDYQSSPGPFTFAVAGDARGLSDWTTVANAILAKNPRFLVQTGDNDGDWTNSDQAWRDYYSAAQSLFANIPVFAAQGNHDAVSDYSTFNVAPQSSSSNDTYYAFVYGNAAFVAVNPNATYSSGSTQNTWISNALQKLTGGPLFVFQHQPLYSCGSHGSSTSIQSAFKSMYETNHVTSNFTGHDHDLIYWSKVNGVQYVVSGGAGTGHYTLSGCQGPFSTTSFGFMLVTVNGSSVTQTFYDQTGAQLFTDSLQAQGASVNFNNLGGLVVY; via the coding sequence ATGCGCCGATTCGTGCTGGTGACCAGCCTCGCCCTTGCCGCGTGCACCACCGGGACCGTGAGCCAGGCCGGCGGCCCGCCTGTCGCCGTCGTGCCCGGTGACCAGACCGTGGCGCCCGGAACGACAGTCGTCCTCGACGGCAGCGCCTCGCACGATCCCGCGAACAAGCCGCTCACCTTCCAGTGGGCGCAGACCAGCGGCCCCTCGGTGGACCTGGGCGATGTCACGCAGGCGCAGGTGAGCTTCGTCGCGCCCAACGTCACCGCCATCACCGACTTCGTGTTCCAGCTCACCGTCTCCAACGGCGACCTCACGGCCACCGAGGCCACCACGGTCACCGTGATGCCCAGCCTCGCCAGCACCACCGGCACGGCGTCGACGAGCACGGGCACGTCGTCCACGACCACGGGGACCACCACGACCGGCACCTCGTCCACGAGCGCGACTGCGACGACGGGCACGAGCTCCACGTCGACGAGCAGCACGGCTGCCAGCACGACCACGGGCACGACGGGAACGTCCTCGACCTCGACGTCCACCTCGACGTCGACTTCCACGTCGAGCACCGGCGGCACCACGGGCTCGCCGATCCCCGCGAACATCACCAAGGTCGTCTCGCTGCACGCGGTCACGCGCACGGGAATCGTCGTCTTCTTCCACACCGACGTCTCGGTGACCGCGACCGTCGACGTGCAGCCCGGAAACATCACCGCGAGCGACGCCAGCGCCACCACGCACCACGTGATCCAGGTGAGCGGCCTCACCGCGAACACCCAGTACAACTACACGGTGCACGCGGGCACGGCCTCGTCCAGCGGCAGCTTCTGGACCGCGCCCGACTACCAATCGAGCCCGGGCCCATTCACGTTCGCGGTCGCGGGCGACGCGCGCGGCCTCAGCGATTGGACGACCGTCGCCAACGCCATCCTCGCCAAGAACCCGCGCTTCCTGGTGCAGACCGGCGACAACGACGGCGACTGGACCAACAGCGACCAGGCCTGGCGCGACTACTACTCCGCCGCCCAGAGCCTCTTCGCGAACATCCCGGTCTTCGCCGCGCAGGGAAACCACGACGCGGTGAGCGACTACTCCACGTTCAACGTCGCGCCGCAGAGCTCGTCGAGCAACGACACCTACTACGCGTTCGTCTACGGCAACGCGGCCTTCGTGGCCGTGAACCCCAACGCGACGTACAGCTCGGGCAGCACCCAGAACACGTGGATCTCGAACGCACTGCAGAAGCTCACCGGCGGCCCACTCTTCGTGTTCCAGCACCAGCCGCTCTACTCCTGCGGCTCGCACGGCAGCTCGACGTCGATCCAGTCGGCGTTCAAGTCCATGTACGAGACCAACCACGTCACCTCGAACTTCACGGGCCACGATCACGACCTCATCTACTGGTCGAAGGTGAATGGCGTGCAGTACGTGGTCTCGGGCGGCGCGGGCACCGGGCACTACACGCTCAGCGGCTGCCAGGGACCATTCAGCACCACCAGCTTCGGCTTCATGCTGGTCACGGTGAACGGCTCGAGCGTCACGCAGACGTTCTATGACCAGACCGGCGCGCAGCTCTTCACCGACTCGCTCCAGGCCCAGGGCGCGAGCGTGAACTTCAACAACCTCGGCGGCCTGGTCGTCTACTAG
- a CDS encoding VOC family protein, whose protein sequence is MKLPTLPPEPQTSTPAFDGLAAVYLRTPDLDRSLQFWAGLLGLPILRSDGKPQRRYLLALGQSVLVLEESVEPPSGQSAIAQVALQVADLPALEDVRKRLLGGGVPVAGMEDHGYAVVLRFRDPVTGVFLQAFARQRPFAPEERFGDPELSEVATTLLGPKPS, encoded by the coding sequence ATGAAATTGCCCACGCTGCCGCCTGAGCCGCAGACCTCCACGCCCGCGTTCGACGGCCTGGCTGCTGTGTACCTGCGCACGCCCGACCTCGATCGCTCGCTGCAGTTCTGGGCGGGTCTGCTCGGGCTGCCGATCCTTCGAAGCGATGGCAAGCCGCAGCGGCGCTACCTGCTCGCGCTCGGGCAATCGGTGCTGGTGCTCGAGGAGTCCGTCGAGCCGCCTTCGGGGCAGAGCGCGATCGCGCAGGTCGCGCTGCAGGTGGCGGATCTGCCCGCGCTCGAAGATGTCCGGAAGCGGCTTCTCGGCGGCGGCGTACCCGTGGCTGGAATGGAAGACCACGGCTACGCGGTCGTGTTGCGGTTTCGCGATCCGGTGACCGGTGTGTTCCTGCAGGCCTTCGCGCGACAGCGGCCGTTCGCGCCCGAGGAGCGCTTCGGCGATCCGGAGTTGTCCGAAGTGGCAACGACGCTGCTCGGGCCGAAGCCGTCCTGA
- a CDS encoding LysM peptidoglycan-binding domain-containing protein: protein MSYTVKKGDTLSSIAARYHVSLASLEGANKQIKNPNSIYVGEHINIPGQKDSFSPPKSSKPAPKPASSGSTYTVRSGDTMSKIASSHGVSLSALEKANPQIHNFNVISVGEKLHIPGKGSSSSGGTHAVHSGGGTAKGTNAASLAKNYLGKYESQLQAEGVTQHCPWSESCANFVTSMLYKTGATNFRTLGVADLNAKLRARGWHVVPASQAKPGDVWICNGAHGESHT, encoded by the coding sequence ATGAGCTACACGGTGAAGAAGGGCGACACCCTCTCCTCGATTGCCGCGCGATACCACGTCTCGCTGGCTTCGCTCGAGGGCGCCAACAAGCAGATCAAGAACCCGAACAGCATCTACGTCGGCGAGCACATCAACATCCCCGGCCAGAAGGACAGCTTCTCGCCCCCGAAGTCGTCGAAGCCGGCGCCCAAGCCTGCGTCCTCGGGCTCGACCTACACCGTGCGCAGCGGCGACACGATGTCGAAGATCGCCTCCAGCCACGGCGTCTCGCTCTCCGCGCTCGAGAAGGCCAACCCGCAGATCCACAACTTCAACGTCATCAGCGTCGGCGAGAAGCTCCACATCCCGGGCAAGGGCAGCTCGTCGAGCGGCGGCACCCACGCGGTGCACTCCGGCGGCGGCACGGCCAAGGGGACCAACGCGGCCTCACTGGCGAAGAACTACCTGGGCAAGTACGAGTCGCAGCTCCAGGCCGAGGGCGTGACGCAGCACTGCCCCTGGAGCGAGTCCTGCGCGAACTTCGTCACCTCGATGCTCTACAAGACGGGCGCCACCAACTTCCGCACCCTCGGCGTGGCCGATCTGAACGCCAAGCTCCGCGCGCGCGGCTGGCACGTGGTGCCCGCCTCGCAGGCCAAGCCCGGCGACGTGTGGATCTGCAACGGCGCCCACGGCGAGTCGCACACCG